The Streptomyces sp. NBC_01244 genome contains a region encoding:
- a CDS encoding DUF4396 domain-containing protein: MEHAHEQQQGQQHQGHAGHEHHGHQHGRTATGGGKVTWAAAARATLHCLTGCAIGEVLGMVIGTALGWGNAPTMVLAIILAFFFGYALTLRGIRSAGLDFRTAIRVALAADTLSIAVMEVIDNGVLLLWPGAMDAMLSDALFWTALGIAFAVAFVVTTPVNKWMIGRGKGHAVVHRYHH; this comes from the coding sequence ATGGAGCACGCGCACGAGCAGCAGCAGGGGCAGCAGCACCAGGGGCACGCTGGGCACGAGCACCACGGCCACCAGCACGGCCGGACCGCCACCGGCGGCGGGAAGGTCACCTGGGCCGCCGCCGCGCGGGCCACGCTCCACTGCCTCACCGGGTGCGCCATCGGCGAGGTGCTCGGCATGGTCATCGGCACCGCGCTCGGCTGGGGGAACGCCCCGACGATGGTCCTCGCGATCATCCTCGCGTTCTTCTTCGGCTACGCGCTCACCCTGCGCGGGATCCGCTCGGCCGGCCTGGACTTCCGTACGGCCATCCGGGTGGCGTTGGCGGCGGACACCCTTTCGATCGCCGTCATGGAAGTGATCGACAACGGGGTGCTCCTGCTCTGGCCCGGAGCCATGGACGCGATGCTGTCGGACGCGCTGTTCTGGACGGCGCTCGGGATCGCCTTCGCGGTGGCCTTCGTCGTCACGACGCCGGTCAACAAGTGGATGATCGGCCGCGGCAAGGGTCACGCGGTGGTCCACCGGTACCACCACTGA
- the pknB gene encoding Stk1 family PASTA domain-containing Ser/Thr kinase: protein MDTTLDDPLVGQTLDGRYRVDARIAAGGMATVYRAVDTRLDRVLALKVMHPALAADPGFVDRFIREAKSVARLAHPNVVAVFDQGTHGPYTYLAMEYVSGCTLRDVLRERGALQPRAALDILEPVLAALGAAHRAGFVHRDMKPENVLIGDDGRVKVADFGLVRSVDSVTNTTGSVLGTVSYLAPEQIENGVTDTRVDVYACGVVFYEMLAGSKPHTGTNPAQVLYQHLNEDVPPPSAAVPGLPAALDELVAQATARNPDLRPYDAAALLGLAMDARAQLGDAELDAVPPQARAAERTAAEDRTSVIPRPVTSHAVHVSHASHAEPVSHTSRLAAPPLPPAPAASRIRRPGGVLLAVLGVLLCLGLGTGVWYISSGQFTRVPNLLGKTEAEAKSQLSAAGLGVKRVDRKFSAAFDKGTVMNTDPAGGKRIRGNGAVTLTISRGPEVVMVPDLKGKPLEAAKAELTSVGLTPGAVTQAFSQDVAQGSVISTDPTGGQKRALDTLVAMVVSKGRPVPVPRVTGISLDQARSTLEGLGLKVETAPEEVNSPSPAGTVANQSIGAGTQAAAGDTVTLTVSKGPRQIPVPDVTGQEADAARKTLEGLGFKVKVDKPFLSFSNTVDSQSVPAGQNAAEGSTITIRTKGL from the coding sequence GTGGATACGACCCTGGATGACCCCCTCGTCGGGCAGACGCTCGACGGCCGCTACCGCGTGGACGCCCGTATCGCGGCCGGCGGCATGGCCACGGTCTACCGGGCCGTCGACACACGCCTGGATCGGGTCCTCGCCCTGAAGGTGATGCACCCGGCCCTCGCCGCCGACCCCGGCTTCGTCGACCGGTTCATCCGTGAGGCGAAGTCCGTGGCCCGGCTGGCCCACCCCAACGTCGTGGCCGTCTTCGACCAGGGCACGCACGGCCCGTACACCTACCTCGCCATGGAGTACGTCTCCGGATGCACCCTGCGCGACGTGCTCCGCGAGCGCGGCGCGCTCCAGCCGCGTGCGGCCCTCGACATCCTCGAACCGGTGCTCGCCGCCCTCGGCGCCGCGCACCGCGCCGGCTTCGTGCACCGGGACATGAAGCCCGAGAACGTGCTGATCGGCGACGACGGCCGGGTCAAGGTGGCCGACTTCGGGCTGGTCCGGTCCGTGGACTCCGTGACCAACACCACCGGTTCCGTCCTCGGCACCGTCTCCTACCTCGCCCCCGAGCAGATCGAGAACGGCGTCACCGACACCCGCGTGGACGTCTACGCCTGTGGCGTCGTCTTCTACGAGATGCTCGCCGGCTCCAAGCCGCACACCGGCACCAACCCCGCCCAGGTGCTCTACCAGCACCTCAACGAGGACGTCCCGCCCCCTTCGGCCGCCGTGCCCGGCCTGCCCGCCGCGCTGGACGAGCTCGTCGCCCAGGCCACCGCACGCAACCCCGACCTGCGCCCCTACGACGCCGCCGCCCTCCTCGGGCTGGCCATGGACGCCCGCGCCCAGCTCGGCGACGCCGAGCTGGATGCCGTACCGCCGCAGGCCCGGGCCGCGGAGCGGACCGCCGCCGAGGACCGCACCAGCGTGATCCCCCGCCCCGTGACCTCGCACGCCGTGCACGTCTCGCACGCCTCGCACGCCGAGCCCGTGTCCCACACCTCCCGGCTCGCGGCTCCGCCCCTGCCCCCGGCGCCGGCCGCCTCCCGGATCCGCCGCCCCGGCGGCGTGCTGCTCGCCGTGCTCGGCGTCCTGCTCTGCCTCGGCCTCGGTACGGGGGTCTGGTACATCAGCTCCGGCCAGTTCACGAGGGTCCCCAATCTGCTCGGCAAGACCGAGGCGGAGGCCAAGTCCCAGCTGTCGGCGGCCGGGCTCGGGGTCAAGCGGGTCGACCGGAAGTTCAGCGCGGCCTTCGACAAGGGGACCGTGATGAACACGGATCCCGCCGGCGGCAAGCGCATCCGCGGCAACGGCGCGGTGACGCTCACCATCTCGCGCGGACCCGAGGTCGTCATGGTTCCCGACCTCAAGGGCAAGCCCCTGGAGGCCGCGAAGGCCGAGCTGACCTCGGTGGGCCTGACCCCGGGCGCCGTCACCCAGGCCTTCAGTCAGGACGTGGCACAGGGCTCGGTGATCAGCACGGACCCGACGGGCGGCCAGAAGCGGGCCCTCGACACCCTGGTCGCGATGGTGGTCAGCAAGGGCCGCCCGGTGCCGGTCCCCCGTGTCACGGGCATCTCCCTCGACCAGGCCCGATCCACCCTGGAGGGCCTCGGCCTGAAGGTGGAGACGGCCCCGGAGGAGGTCAATTCCCCCTCCCCCGCCGGTACGGTCGCCAACCAGTCGATCGGCGCCGGCACCCAGGCCGCCGCGGGCGACACCGTCACCCTCACCGTGTCCAAGGGCCCCCGCCAGATTCCGGTCCCGGACGTCACCGGCCAGGAGGCCGACGCGGCCCGCAAGACCCTGGAGGGCCTGGGCTTCAAAGTGAAGGTCGACAAGCCCTTCCTCTCCTTCAGCAACACCGTCGACTCCCAGTCGGTCCCCGCGGGCCAGAACGCCGCCGAGGGCAGCACCATCACCATCAGGACCAAGGGGCTGTAA
- a CDS encoding deoxyribonuclease IV, with protein sequence MNNNSMSRNPVGGHVPVAGGLASVGLAYAREMGAEAVQVFVANPRGWATPVGNPAQDELFREACATQGIPAYVHAPYLINFGSHTEATVEKSVESLRHSLRRARAIGALGVVVHTGSATGGRPREAAYAQIREHMLPLLDELTHDDDPFLLLESTAGQGSSLCSTAEEFGPYFDALDRHPMLGICLDTCHIFAAGHDLAEPGGTKQTLDLLVDTVGEGRLKLVHANDSKEGVGAHKDRHENIGQGHIGRDAFAELFTHPAMEGVPLITETPGGKEGHAADVALLKELRELG encoded by the coding sequence ATGAACAACAACTCAATGAGCCGCAATCCGGTGGGCGGGCACGTGCCCGTCGCGGGCGGGCTGGCCTCGGTCGGGCTCGCGTACGCCCGCGAGATGGGTGCCGAGGCCGTACAGGTCTTCGTCGCCAATCCGCGCGGCTGGGCCACGCCGGTCGGCAATCCGGCGCAGGACGAGCTGTTCCGCGAGGCCTGCGCGACGCAGGGGATCCCGGCCTACGTCCACGCGCCGTACCTGATCAACTTCGGCTCGCACACCGAGGCGACCGTCGAGAAGTCCGTGGAATCGCTGCGGCACTCGCTGCGCCGGGCTCGCGCGATCGGCGCGCTCGGGGTGGTCGTGCACACCGGCTCGGCGACCGGGGGGCGGCCGCGCGAGGCGGCGTACGCGCAGATCAGGGAGCACATGCTGCCGCTGCTGGACGAGCTGACGCATGACGACGACCCCTTCCTGCTGCTGGAGTCCACGGCCGGTCAGGGTTCCTCGCTGTGCTCGACCGCCGAGGAGTTCGGCCCGTACTTCGACGCCCTCGACCGCCATCCGATGCTCGGGATCTGCCTCGACACCTGCCACATCTTCGCGGCCGGGCACGATCTCGCGGAGCCGGGCGGGACGAAGCAGACCCTGGACCTGCTGGTGGACACGGTGGGCGAGGGCCGGCTGAAGCTGGTGCACGCCAACGACTCCAAGGAGGGCGTGGGCGCCCACAAGGACCGGCACGAGAACATCGGGCAGGGACACATCGGCCGGGACGCCTTCGCGGAACTGTTCACGCATCCGGCGATGGAGGGCGTGCCCCTGATCACCGAGACGCCCGGCGGCAAGGAAGGGCACGCGGCGGACGTGGCGCTGCTGAAGGAGCTGCGCGAGCTCGGCTGA
- a CDS encoding (2Fe-2S)-binding protein, whose product MNRVYVCSCFGITDKQVKDHAAAGACTPRQIASATKAGTDCGSCVRTIQGLLGRGACPRRELLEKGDAVGVLAADPLVPAGAELAEAA is encoded by the coding sequence GTGAACCGCGTGTACGTCTGCTCTTGTTTCGGGATCACCGACAAGCAGGTCAAGGACCACGCGGCCGCCGGGGCCTGCACCCCCCGCCAGATCGCCTCGGCCACCAAGGCCGGCACCGACTGTGGGTCCTGCGTGCGGACCATCCAGGGCCTCCTCGGCCGCGGGGCCTGCCCGCGCCGTGAGCTGCTGGAGAAGGGCGACGCCGTCGGCGTGCTCGCGGCCGATCCGCTGGTACCCGCGGGCGCCGAGCTCGCCGAAGCCGCGTAG
- a CDS encoding helix-turn-helix domain-containing protein produces MSSEERRAFGARVADLRKQRSMTQGELATAIGRTASWLSQVERGIQPVNRLDVLRLLADGLGVPLQVLQPDAPAPAGTETASEPDTNDLDQARLVLSGHSALDVLLNPRQDFRSDSLTELRASVDRIWELTHGGQFAELSAAISSSVPVLERAVRTAPDEYLPELHDLLARIYQALSAAFVRQNEADAAWVAADRAIREAELSGSTLGVFAGIYRLCHAFVRLKRLDQAEHTAATAVSALLHHVESNEPTPQHLSVLGSLHLMLALVHARSGERASTRRQIDAARSVASLLGENRNDFNLEFGPTNVEIQAVSTAVELGDAGEALDIANGLRMDGLSSERQARLLMDLGRAHAQRRQYADSLGCLLRAEELAPEVIHTHAAARAVVRDLVLVAGRTAPDSLRALAERTDSLA; encoded by the coding sequence GTGAGTTCCGAGGAGCGGCGTGCCTTTGGCGCGCGAGTGGCCGATCTGCGAAAGCAGCGGAGTATGACGCAGGGGGAACTCGCCACGGCCATCGGCCGTACGGCGAGCTGGCTGTCCCAGGTCGAGCGGGGCATCCAGCCGGTGAACCGTCTGGACGTGCTGAGGCTCCTCGCTGACGGCCTTGGTGTGCCGCTCCAGGTGCTGCAGCCCGATGCCCCAGCCCCGGCAGGGACAGAGACTGCATCCGAACCAGACACGAACGATCTCGATCAGGCTCGTCTGGTGCTCTCCGGGCACTCTGCGCTCGATGTCCTCCTGAACCCGCGTCAGGACTTCAGATCGGATTCCCTTACCGAACTTCGAGCATCGGTTGACAGGATCTGGGAGCTCACGCACGGCGGTCAGTTCGCCGAACTGAGTGCGGCCATAAGCTCGTCGGTTCCGGTGCTGGAGCGGGCCGTGCGAACGGCGCCGGATGAGTACCTACCCGAATTGCATGATCTGCTGGCCAGAATTTACCAAGCCCTGTCTGCGGCTTTCGTTCGCCAGAACGAGGCGGATGCTGCATGGGTTGCGGCGGATCGGGCGATCCGCGAAGCGGAGCTTTCCGGCAGTACCCTCGGCGTCTTCGCTGGGATCTACCGCCTCTGCCACGCCTTCGTTCGTCTGAAGCGCCTCGACCAGGCCGAGCACACCGCCGCCACGGCGGTCAGCGCCCTCCTGCATCATGTCGAGAGCAATGAGCCCACACCTCAACACCTCTCCGTGCTGGGATCGCTGCACCTGATGCTGGCACTCGTGCACGCCCGCTCGGGCGAGAGGGCGTCGACACGGCGCCAGATCGACGCCGCCCGAAGCGTCGCCAGTCTGCTGGGCGAGAACCGTAACGACTTCAATCTTGAATTCGGTCCCACGAATGTGGAGATCCAGGCCGTCTCGACCGCAGTCGAGCTCGGCGATGCCGGCGAGGCGCTCGACATTGCGAATGGACTCCGCATGGACGGTCTGTCCTCCGAGCGGCAGGCGCGTCTGCTGATGGACCTCGGCCGAGCCCACGCGCAACGTCGCCAGTATGCCGACTCGCTCGGCTGCCTGCTGCGCGCCGAGGAGCTGGCACCCGAGGTGATCCACACTCATGCGGCGGCC
- the bfr gene encoding bacterioferritin, which produces MQGDPEVLEFLNEQLTGELTAINQYWLHYRIQDNKGWTKLAKYTREESIDEMKHADKITERILMLDGLPNYQRLFHVRVGQTLTEMFQADRQVEVEAIDRLKRGIEVMRGKGDVTSARLFEEILEDEEHHIDYLDTQLELIESIGEALYIAQLIEQPS; this is translated from the coding sequence ATGCAGGGCGACCCCGAGGTCCTCGAGTTTCTCAACGAGCAGCTGACCGGCGAACTTACGGCCATCAACCAGTACTGGCTCCACTACCGGATCCAGGACAACAAGGGTTGGACGAAGCTCGCCAAGTACACGCGCGAAGAGTCCATCGATGAGATGAAGCACGCGGACAAGATCACCGAGCGCATCCTGATGCTCGACGGTCTGCCGAACTACCAGCGCCTCTTCCACGTCCGGGTGGGCCAGACCCTGACGGAGATGTTCCAGGCCGACCGGCAGGTCGAGGTCGAAGCGATCGACCGCCTGAAGCGCGGCATCGAGGTCATGCGCGGCAAGGGTGACGTCACCTCGGCGCGGCTCTTCGAGGAGATCCTGGAGGACGAGGAGCACCACATCGACTACCTCGACACCCAGCTGGAGCTGATCGAGTCCATCGGCGAGGCGCTCTACATCGCGCAGCTCATCGAGCAGCCCAGCTAG
- a CDS encoding class II 3-deoxy-7-phosphoheptulonate synthase, whose product MCGVTVNAETQAPASKATWRDLPAAQQPSYPDAEALRAVVADLESYPPLVFAGECDQLRARLGAVAKGEAFLLQGGDCAEAFDAVSADHIRAKLKTLLQMSAVLTYAASVPVVKVGRIAGQYSKPRSKDTETRDGITLPTYRGDSVNGFAFTEESRVPDPERLKRMYHASASTLNLVRAFTTGGYADLRQVHAWNQDFVKNSPSGQRYEQLAREIDNALNFMKACGTDPAEFKAVEFYASHEALLLDYEGALTRTDSRTGRLYDTSAHMVWIGERTRQLDHAHIEFCSQIANPIGIKLGPTTTVDEALTYIDRLDPDREPGRLTFVVRMGADKVRDKLPELVEKVTASGATVAWVTDPMHGNTFEAASGHKTRRFDDVLDEVKGFFEVHKGLGTHPGGIHVELTGDDVTECVGGGDEIFVDDLHQRYETACDPRLNRSQSLDLAFLVAEMYRDQ is encoded by the coding sequence GTGTGTGGGGTGACCGTGAACGCAGAAACCCAAGCCCCCGCCTCCAAGGCGACCTGGCGAGACCTTCCCGCGGCGCAGCAGCCTTCGTACCCCGATGCCGAGGCCCTGCGCGCTGTCGTCGCGGACCTCGAGTCGTATCCGCCCCTCGTTTTCGCGGGCGAATGCGACCAGCTGCGCGCCCGCCTGGGAGCCGTCGCCAAGGGCGAGGCGTTCCTGCTGCAGGGTGGCGACTGCGCCGAGGCCTTCGATGCCGTCTCCGCCGACCACATCCGCGCCAAGCTGAAGACGCTGCTCCAGATGAGTGCCGTCCTGACGTACGCGGCCTCCGTGCCGGTCGTCAAGGTCGGCCGCATCGCGGGCCAGTACTCCAAGCCCCGCTCCAAGGACACCGAGACCCGCGACGGCATCACCCTGCCGACGTACCGCGGCGACTCCGTGAACGGCTTCGCCTTCACAGAGGAGTCCCGCGTCCCGGACCCCGAGCGCCTGAAGCGCATGTACCACGCGTCGGCCTCCACGCTGAACCTGGTGCGCGCCTTCACCACCGGTGGTTACGCCGACCTGCGCCAGGTGCACGCCTGGAACCAGGACTTCGTGAAGAACTCCCCGTCCGGGCAGCGCTACGAGCAGCTCGCGCGGGAGATCGACAACGCGCTGAACTTCATGAAGGCCTGCGGCACCGACCCGGCGGAGTTCAAGGCCGTCGAGTTCTACGCCTCGCACGAGGCGCTGCTCCTCGACTACGAGGGAGCCCTCACCCGTACGGACTCCCGCACCGGCCGGCTGTACGACACCTCGGCCCACATGGTGTGGATCGGTGAGCGCACCCGCCAGCTCGACCACGCGCACATCGAGTTCTGCTCGCAGATCGCCAACCCGATCGGCATCAAGCTCGGCCCCACCACCACGGTGGACGAGGCGCTCACCTACATCGACCGCCTGGACCCCGACCGCGAGCCGGGCCGGCTGACCTTCGTCGTCCGCATGGGCGCCGACAAGGTCCGCGACAAGCTCCCCGAGCTCGTCGAGAAGGTCACCGCCTCCGGTGCGACCGTCGCCTGGGTCACCGACCCGATGCACGGCAACACCTTCGAGGCGGCCTCCGGCCACAAGACGCGCCGTTTCGACGACGTGCTCGACGAGGTCAAGGGCTTCTTCGAGGTCCACAAGGGCCTCGGCACCCACCCGGGCGGCATCCACGTCGAGCTCACCGGTGACGATGTCACCGAGTGCGTGGGCGGCGGCGACGAGATCTTCGTCGACGACCTGCACCAGCGCTACGAGACGGCCTGCGACCCGCGCCTCAACCGCAGCCAGTCCCTGGACCTGGCGTTCCTGGTCGCCGAGATGTACCGCGACCAGTAA
- a CDS encoding RNA-guided endonuclease InsQ/TnpB family protein, translating to MTASQETEETGHARFTYRLRVSSTALAKLLGEWDRCRWIWNECTARSKKAHTENEECGPARLDKMLTETRTMNAWLRDGSSVPQQQLIRDFGKSRAKALKDIKARLPMRQRAGMPKFKKKSHADPTLNYTRRGFRIKDGRLHVAGGISLRVVWSRALPTDPSSVRIYRDSLGHWYASFVVCTEVQPLPETGAVIGIDWGVREIATTTSDAHDLPHQEHGRKAAAGLAHYQRMMARRKPAKGKPGSRGYRAAKKLTAKLHKKVARQRQDTGRKWAKSVVRHHDALAVEDFRPKFLAKSTMARKAADAAITATKSVLIAMARKHGRVVHLVHPAHTTMDCAQCGARTKHALPLSERTYTCTACGAVSPRDKNSAHVMLVRAGLNPAGADRGRPDSPLGRQAA from the coding sequence GTGACGGCATCTCAGGAGACGGAAGAGACCGGGCACGCCCGGTTCACCTACCGGCTTCGCGTGTCGTCGACCGCGCTCGCCAAGCTGTTGGGTGAGTGGGACCGGTGCCGGTGGATCTGGAACGAATGCACCGCTCGGTCGAAGAAAGCCCACACCGAGAACGAGGAGTGCGGTCCCGCACGACTGGACAAGATGCTGACCGAAACCCGCACCATGAATGCGTGGTTGCGCGATGGCAGCAGTGTTCCGCAGCAGCAGCTGATCCGGGACTTCGGGAAGTCCCGGGCCAAGGCGCTCAAGGACATCAAGGCCCGGTTGCCGATGCGGCAGCGGGCGGGGATGCCGAAGTTCAAGAAGAAGTCCCATGCCGATCCCACGCTCAATTACACCCGTCGCGGTTTCCGGATCAAGGATGGCCGCCTGCACGTCGCGGGCGGGATCAGCCTGAGGGTGGTGTGGTCCCGCGCACTCCCGACAGACCCGTCGTCGGTGCGGATCTACCGCGACAGCCTCGGCCACTGGTACGCGTCCTTCGTCGTCTGCACCGAAGTCCAGCCGCTCCCGGAGACGGGCGCGGTGATCGGTATCGACTGGGGTGTGCGGGAGATCGCGACCACCACCAGCGACGCCCACGACCTCCCGCACCAGGAGCACGGGCGGAAGGCCGCCGCCGGGCTCGCCCACTACCAGCGGATGATGGCCCGCCGGAAACCGGCCAAGGGCAAGCCCGGTTCGCGGGGCTACCGGGCCGCGAAGAAGTTGACGGCGAAGCTCCACAAGAAGGTAGCCCGGCAGCGCCAGGACACCGGCCGCAAATGGGCTAAGTCCGTGGTCCGCCATCATGACGCGTTGGCCGTGGAAGACTTCCGGCCGAAGTTCCTCGCCAAGTCGACCATGGCCCGCAAGGCCGCCGACGCCGCGATTACCGCCACCAAGTCGGTGCTGATCGCCATGGCCCGCAAGCACGGGCGCGTCGTGCACCTTGTCCATCCCGCGCACACCACCATGGACTGCGCGCAGTGCGGAGCGAGAACCAAGCACGCACTACCTCTCTCAGAACGTACCTACACCTGCACCGCGTGCGGAGCCGTGTCCCCCAGGGACAAGAACTCCGCCCACGTGATGCTGGTCCGGGCTGGTCTCAACCCGGCTGGTGCCGATCGCGGAAGACCTGACAGCCCGCTGGGCCGCCAGGCTGCGTGA
- a CDS encoding putative quinol monooxygenase gives MSEGFGLVVRFSLRDQEAATAFDELCATTLEGIKSAEPGTLVYVVHVPEGDPLARVFYELYADRAAFDVHEAQSHTKYFLAEREQYLAGVEVTFLDVTGGKVTAQQ, from the coding sequence ATGAGCGAGGGATTCGGCCTGGTCGTGCGCTTCTCGCTGCGCGACCAGGAAGCCGCGACGGCATTTGATGAGCTGTGTGCAACCACCCTGGAGGGCATCAAGAGCGCAGAGCCGGGCACGCTGGTCTATGTGGTGCACGTACCGGAGGGCGATCCTCTAGCGCGAGTGTTCTACGAGCTGTATGCGGATCGCGCCGCGTTCGACGTCCACGAGGCGCAGTCGCACACGAAGTACTTCCTCGCCGAACGGGAGCAGTACCTTGCCGGTGTCGAGGTCACCTTCCTCGACGTGACCGGCGGGAAGGTGACAGCGCAGCAGTGA
- a CDS encoding sulfite oxidase-like oxidoreductase translates to MGQPESRESPGSEQLELPPGQRLQRGWPVTHYGPVPKFKPERWEFRVFGATADGEKHCWNHEEFAALPFDSVEADLHCVTKFSMTGAEWGGVLARTVLALAPPSPQVTHVMVWAEYGFSSNLRLADFASERTVFATHQGGELLTAEHGFPLRLVVPHLYAWKGPKWVRGIEYMTADRRGFWEERGYHNIGDPWREQRYSYQEEPGDGPEL, encoded by the coding sequence ATGGGTCAGCCGGAAAGCCGGGAATCTCCGGGATCAGAGCAACTGGAGCTTCCCCCGGGGCAGCGGTTGCAGCGAGGCTGGCCGGTCACCCACTACGGGCCGGTACCCAAGTTCAAGCCCGAGCGCTGGGAGTTCCGCGTCTTCGGCGCGACGGCCGACGGCGAGAAGCACTGCTGGAACCACGAGGAGTTCGCGGCCCTGCCGTTCGACTCCGTCGAGGCGGACCTGCACTGCGTGACGAAGTTCAGCATGACCGGTGCCGAATGGGGCGGCGTTCTCGCCCGCACGGTCCTCGCCCTCGCTCCGCCGTCCCCGCAGGTCACGCACGTGATGGTGTGGGCCGAGTACGGCTTCAGCTCCAACCTGCGGCTCGCGGACTTCGCCTCCGAGCGGACCGTCTTCGCCACCCACCAGGGCGGTGAACTGCTCACCGCCGAGCACGGTTTCCCGCTCCGGCTGGTCGTGCCCCACCTCTACGCGTGGAAGGGCCCCAAGTGGGTCCGCGGCATCGAGTACATGACCGCCGACCGCCGCGGCTTCTGGGAGGAGCGCGGCTACCACAACATCGGCGACCCCTGGCGTGAGCAGCGCTACTCCTACCAGGAGGAGCCGGGGGACGGTCCCGAGCTGTAG